catgtcctggataatGGGCGTCCTTAAAGAGGGATGCCACCTTTTcaagacattgccttttgaagacgtccttgatgctgggaaggctagtgttcatgatggagttcacaactttcagcagctttttctaatcctgtgTAGATGCTTCTCCATACCGGATGGTGAtttaaccagttagaatgctcttcatggtacactGTAGATATTTGCGTGTtataccaagtctcttcaaactcctgctgGAATATAGCTactgttatgccttctttgtaattgcatcaataagttgggcccaggatagatcttcagagatgttgactcccaggaaccctttccactgctgatccctcaacgaGGACTACTGAGTGTTCCCTcggcttccccttcctgaagtccacaatcgattccttggtcttactggcattgagtgaAAGACTGTTGttctgacaccactcaaccagctgatctatcttgctcctgtgtacctcctcatcaccacctgaaattctgccaatagttGTGTCATGAGCAAACTTTGAGCCGGCCTTTGAACTTTCTAACCACACAGtcctgggtgtagagagagtagagcaatggactAAGCATGCATCATTGAGGTGAGCCAAGGTTGACTGTCAAtgaagagatgttatttccgatctgtaGTGTCTGTGgcctcccaatgaggaagtcaaggatccagtttcagAGTGAGGTAcggagacccaggttttggagctttttgattagaactgaggatatgactgtgttaaacactgagctgcagtcaacaAACAACAGTTTGATATAGGTattactgttgtccaggtgatgcaaggcccagtggagagccagtgagattgcaccaccgtagacctattgtggcaataggcaaattgcagtaggtccagctacttgcttaggcaggagttgattctggccgtgaccaacctctcgaagcccctcatcacagtagatgtgagtgtaactgggtgatagttgttgaggcagctcactctgctcttttTAGGCACTGctatgattgtcgcccttttgaagctggtgggaacctctgactgcagcagtgagtgaCTTAAGATgcccttgaacactccagccagttagtcagtgccctaccaggtacaccatcagggcctgacggcttgcaagggttcaccctcttgaaagatgttctgatgtcggcATCTGAGACAGAGACCACAGGGTCAGCAAAAGCtacagggatttgcacaggtgtagcttTATTCTCGCATTCAAAGTAttcataaaaggtgttgagctcacctgggagtgaagcatcactgcgaGGTAATGATTGTGTGGTTAGAGTCAGTTTGGGTGCAGCTAAGAAACAGCAAAGGGCAGAAAATATTGCTGAGTGTTGTTCACCAAGTAGTATTAATATAGGGCAAcacttaaataaataaattagaggCTCATATAAAAGGGATGGCAGGCACAGTAATATATGAGACTTTACATGTAGATTATCCATGGGAAATAATTGGTAATAAATTGTTAGAAATAAAATCACGGAATATGTGCAAATGCTTTTTTAGATGAATATGTTGAAGATACAATGAAGGTAATGGTACTTTAGATCTGATGTGCGATTAGGAATTTTTTGTAACGGGCCTTTAGGGAAGAATGATTGTAATAGTATAGAATTTGACATTGAATTTAAAAGTGCTGTAGCTCAGTGCGAAAGCTAGGTTTTAAAtctaaggggggggggagggaccaTGAACAAGCGAACGGAGATTTAGCTGTGATGGATTGTAAGAACATATTAAAATATATAATGATGGGCACGCAATGGTTGACATTTAAATAAACGATACATGTTGCAAGACAAATATATTCCCTTaacgcacacaaaaaaaaacaaaaggagaAGTGATTCAATCATGTGGCTGAAAAGAGAAATTATACATAGTATCAAAGCCAAGGTAGACTCAGCAGGCCTGGAGATTTCAGAACTCAGCAAAGGTGGTTTTCCGTAACGCAAACCCCCATCATCTGCGCATGTGTCAGGAAATGCgaattttaaaatgttttcttCACATAAATTCTGTGCAAGTGGATTTCATTCCTTATCTCAATTTTTTATTTAGTGATTTCTGAATTCTGTAGGGGCGAATTCTGAAGCCCAAGCGGCCTTTACGCTGGGTcaaaaaacaagctgctggaggaactcagcgcatcagacagcatctgtggagccaaGAGATGGTCAACGTTATAGGTCACGATCCTCCATCGGGACTGATGACACAGCATTCTTTTTGCAATGTTTCCACCCAAAATATTGACAGTTCCGTTCCTCCCCGCGTATGCTGCTCGATTTgctagttcctccagcagatagtttgttgctccagattccagcatctgtggtcttTTATATATCTGTAACACTGAGGTCACCGATTTAAACGAACTCCAGTGATTTAGGTTTTCAGGAGGATACAAGAAATTTGTTTTACAGTTCGGTCCCatggtgtaatggttagcactCTGGACTTTGAATCCAGCGATCCGAGTTCAAATCTCGGTGGGACCTCACTATGTTTTAACAACATTGGAAATAAAGGTTTCCAATATTGGGAACAAAAGTTCATTGGAAATTTCAATGCTTCTTTCAATGTCCAGTAGCATAACTGGATTAAAGACACAGAAATCCTATACTGGTTTCCACTTAAACACTTGACTTACTTTAAACTCCTTTCGGTTTAATTAGACCGCGGTTTACACTCTTGCCTCAGGTGAAATTTCGCAATTCCAAAAGCCACTTTTGCTTGGGAAGAACATTTAAGCACATTCTTCCCCCATTCTTTCCCTTTTTAAAAGATGGGTGATGACTCTATCCCCTACAAGAAAAGCAAACCTCGGTGCATCTTGATCACAAACATTTTGTTGGATTACAAACTATTCGTGGAATAAAAATAAGTGCAAACCACATAATTACCAGGTCCTCTCTATGCTGTAATAGAATCCTGTATATTCTCCATATTCCAACTCGCCTTGCCTCTTATTTGCTGCAGTGCAGACAATAGCCAGGGGAATCCCAAGACCTTGGAGGAGTGATTATCTTTCTAGTAATCAATCAAGAAATCATTTCAAACTGCGTTGTAACTCGACAAAATATTTTGGATCACTTAAAATTAATTCTGAGAGTTTCTAGCTCTCAGATTATGATTCATTCTTGCAAATGATCTCGCAGCAATTCCAGGAGCCCGTTTAGAGCTCTTAGTTACTCCTTTTGTAGTAAAATATAATTTAACTCGCAGTATTGTTTAATCCAAAAGTACTCAAAGGGCTAGGGGACAGGTCAGGAGTTGGATGTATTAAATACAATACCCATCAGCAAAATTATAAACCAtaaaatgtaagaaataaatgaTATAATTGCATTAGACCGGGTTGATAGTAATATCAATGAATTAACATGAATTATGGAGGATTGTTAATTTATAGAAAAATTTATGAGGTCCCACCGAGATTTGAACTCGGATCGCTGGATTCAAAGTCCAGagtgctaaccattacaccatGGGACCGTATCACGAACAGCTGCGAAATAGCATCCTTAATAAGGAAATCTATGCTCGGTGTGTTCTTTTCTTTattaattatttctttattttaagtCCCGACGTGCAAAAAAGCGTTCGCCTTCCTCAAGCGACAAGGAAACCATTTCACTCCCAAAGGATAGCGCTACCCCGTAAGGCGATCGCGCAGCCGGAACAAGCCAAGGAATTGTGACGTCAGCCGCCGCTCGGCTTTTTCCGGCGTGGAAGGAGGCAGTATCTGAAAACCGACAGCGAAAAACCGCGAGAGTTGTGAGTGCGCTCGCCTTTGTGTTGGGAATTTTAAAACGAATGAAATTGGGTGGGAGAAAATGTTATTTTtatggagatacagtgcagagtagaccCTTTATGCCGCTCCGTCCAGTAACcttcgatttaaccctagcctaatcatgggacagtttataatgaaaaattaacctactaatccatacatctttggactgtgggagaaaaccagagcacccagaggaaacccatgtacacACGAGAAGGCACATACAAACTtgttacagaggatgccagaattgaactccaaactctaacgtcgagctgtaatagtgttgcacttaACTGCTACACTCCAGTGGCACTCCACTGTAAATGGATATTTCATCATCCCATCATATGAATGAtttgaatgattttttttattatttaaacAGCAGCTAACATCTACATTACAGATAAAGATTCCCAAAAAACTGGATTACTCTTCTGCTTGAACACAAGACTGCATGGCTAAACACCCAAGTAATTCACCAATTTTGTCAAATTCgccaatgacacaacagtggtgggcggcatcaccaacaacaatgagatgGCCGAAAGAGAGGAGGTAGAAGAGCTGAAAGCTCTTACCATGCTAATAACCTTTTCCTCAATGTTAACAGTGGAGTAGAACAAAGAGTTCTGGAATTCATAATTCCATgagcttttggaacattggctttcattaatcaaagtattgagtacaggagttaggatattatgttgaagttgtttaagacattagtaaggccaaatttggagtattgtgtgcagttctggccacctacctacagtaaagatattaataagattgaaagagtacagagaaaatttacaaggatgttgctgggacgtgACAACTTgcattatagggaaaggttgacaaCAGTGACAAAGACTAAGATATCATAAGCTTTGGATTTTAATAAATAGCaataggaatttttttttacagtatcTGTAATGAGCTCTTTCGGCCTGTGTGCGGCGCCAGAGCATTGGGCACCGAGGTTTTtcgagcacctgaattggttaattgtttaaCAAGAGTTGCTAATTGTTTAGAGTTccttgcaggtcaggcagcatccacagaaattaataaacagttgacatttcaggctgagacccttcatcaggactggaaagaaagggggagaagtcagaatattaagatgggtggaagaggaggaggaggactagctagaaggtgataggtgaagccaagtagttgggcaaggtaaagggctggagaagaacaaATCTTGGAGAACAGAGTGCTACAAATTGGCCTTGCACCATTGCATCCAATATGCATTTAAGTCACTAGGAGACAGCAAGTGCGCAAATCTTTATACAACTACTTTTCCACATCATTGATTCTTCTAAAAATACTGTATTTACTACAGCTCCCTGGTTCTGGTACATACATATAAATTAATTTAATGGAATTGTGCATCTTATTCCTGACCCACTTATATTTATAGTCCCTACCATTTATGTTATTCAAACTTATCATGGGAAGCCATCTATAATAGATAAAGGGCACAGACGATTAGTTATAACACATATTTGGTATTTCAGAACTTGGTATTTACAACTTTCAACCAGTTTCAGCCAGCTACTCGTACTGCTAATCATGGAATTATGAAATCATGGAATAAACTGGGAAAATTGTTACTTGTATAGCTTTATTCATATAGTTTACTAACCAACCCTTTTATGGATAAATTATGATAACCATCACTCCAAATGGTAGTAGCTTTGCATCTAATTTAAATAATTTCCTTAGCTCTTTCCTTACCACCATGGTCCCACACTGTTTGAAAAGCATAGGTTCATGATTCACTGTAGATGCCACATTTTCAAATACGTAAGGGTTAGTCATTAGATTTTAATGTGGTAAAGAAGCTCAAAAGGCCATCTCTTTCATTAGCAATGACCTTTAAAGTTAACTTTCAAAAGAATCATCTTGTTTGAAAAACATACCTGCAATCAATTTAACTTAACGTTGGAAAAGGTAGTATTAATTATTAGGgtaagagtcatagaaaactatagcacagaaacaggtcctttggctatTCTCGTCCATAcctaaccatttaaactgcttagtcccatcgacctacacccggaccatagccctcaatatctctcccatccatgtacctaaccaaacttctcaaatattgaaatcaaaattgcattCACCACTcgcatctacctgtgatgccactttcaatggatTATAGACcttattcccagatccttttctaATACTGAATTCTTCAGTGTTCTACCACtcactgtataagacctacccACAGTTGGTCagttctcccaaaatgtaacaactcgcatttgtctgcattaaattccatctgccatttttcagcacattttccagctggtccagatcccacaaGCTCTGATAGTTTTCCTTACTGCCCactacacccccccccaccccccacccccaatcttggtgtcatccacaaatttgctgatccagttaaccacattatcatccagatagttgatatagatgacaaacaacaatgacccagaactgatccctgtgacacaccactcgtcactggcctccaatcaaagaggcagccatctactaccgctctcttgcttctcccacaaagccaatgttgaatccaatttactatcttgACCTCAATACCAAgcaactaaaccttcttgaccaagcctcctatgtgggactttgttaaaggctttgctaaagtccatccactgccttgccttcatcaactttcctggtaacttcctcgaaaaactccataaggttggttagacatgacctaccatacacaaagcaatgttgactattcctaattagtgCAATCTTCTTTAGAAACGTTAAAACTTCCTTCTAACCTGCACATTTCATTTCCCCAACTACAATTCAGTGTCGTTCCTCAGGAGGTATAAGTCTTAATTTTACCTATGAAAAGTAGAACCATGTCTTTCAGTTAAATGATGTAACTGCCTTTCATGACAAATCAGTTCACCAAATGTTTCGGATGCAAGCAAGCTATTTGCTAACATGTGTTTATTATAAAGCCAATAATTTTAAAGATGTATATGCATGATGGAAGCTGGAAGTGATTAAGCATCTACCGGATCCACAATGTTTTAAGGATGGAAAAAAATTAAGATTAAGATTGCTGTAGAAATACAGGAAATATATGATTATACACTGTTTCATTCCATTTGTGGTTTGTGCCATGAATTAAACTCATTCCAAACATTTTCTAAAATCACATACAATTATTGAGCATATGAAcattactgcaaacttaatgtaaTCATCATGATACTCAATGAGATAAATCTCCTTTCTTCTTCTTCCCATATTACCTACTTGTATCCATCATCTCCTGCAACTAGAATAGTATTTCTCCATCCCCACTCCAACTTCCACTCATAACCACTAACACCAGACCCTTCAAACCAGACTAAATCAAGTTAATGAACCATTATCCAAAATACATTTAGCACCACTTACGAATGACTACTCCAGCACACTATGGCTTTGAAGTAGGACATTCACAATGAAGAATTAATGGAAGTGTTGTAGTTGATCTAAATTTGAAAAATTAGTTAGAAGAGGGAGGAATGAAGACCACAAATCATTTTCTTATTCTGAAGTTTGGCCTATATTAGCTTTCTTCCACACATTTATACTGATGTGTCAATATAAAATATCCAgatagtgaaaagaaaacaacTATCTGAAGAAAACTTGAATATATGAAAAATAATCAAACCCCCATTTTTTCATTTGTTTGGAAAAGTACATTCTGTGTATCTTTATTGACGCCAAGTACAAGAATCAGTAATCAAAACTCTTTGGCCAGTTTAGAAAAGGATAATGCAAAGCATCATGTAGTCTACAATAGAACAGAGCTGGACCATGAATCACAGAAAATGTACTTAAAAAGAGTATTTCACAAAAACAAAACTTACTGTTGATACAAATCAGTTTGTATTTAGAATTCCGATAACTGCTAATAAGTAAATGACAATACCTTCATGGCCTCACTTTTATCACCTTGATCTCTATTTGTTTTATAACATCCTGAGATATGTGTGATCCTCCAATTCTGGCCTCAAGCATTCTCAAACTTACTTGCTGTATCATTAGCAGCAGTACTTTTAGGTTTTGGAATATGCTCCATAAGCCTTTCCACCTTTCTAACTCTCTTCCTTTAAGGCACCCATAGCCTAAGTGCTTTCACAGTTTTTGATCACATCCTTAGTAGTAGCCCAGCATTCATTTTTGTTTGATAACATTCCTGTAAAGCACCATGAGAAATTTTGCAATGTTAAAGGAGCTTTACAAATAGAAATTAATGTTCAGTTAAATTTGAATACATTGCATAACAAGATTGCTCTGCATAGTCATATGCAGAATTATTAACTAAATAGAAAATACCCCAAACTACAGCCATGTTCTGTCCTTAAACAGAACAGACATTCCATTTCAACAGAGAAAATTAGTCTCATAAGTTTTAATCTCCAATATCCCTCTCACTGAGAAAACACATCTAACAGATTTCTATCCAAATAACCCCAACTCATGTTGGCTGTGTGTAAGCATGAAGCCACTCGTCAACATAAATGATACAGAACTTTGATGCAATGAGCTTTTGTTAGACTTGCCCTAATTTTGCTTCCTCCAATTCTACGTTTCCAACACAAATGCTTACTTTAGCAACTCAAAATATAGAACTTCTCTTGTTCAGATTTACTGTTTTTCTGAGAAACTTATAAACTATTCAATGGGCAAAAAAAATTGCCATATTTCAAAAAGCAGTTCATTTTGTTTACAAAATAGCTATTAAAATGAAGATACATTAAATGACATATCTTTAATATTCTAGTCAAAATTTTCAATGCACTTTTCAGCCATCTTGGGAACAAACGATTTCAGGAAATGGAAGAATTCTACAAATAAAGTACAGTCTGGAATTGGTGCAACTCTGATCACAGTCCTCGTGTCTTCATTACCTCCAACCAGAAAGGCACTTAATTTAAATGTTATTAATGGACTAGATTTATCTCCAATCCCCTCCTGCTGCAATATAGCTTCAGTAACTTTTGCCTCAGTTTCTAAGGAACTGGTAACTGAGTGATCATCTGCATCAGATTCATTTGTTCTGTAACGAAGCTGACGTCTAATTTTTCTCCGTCCAATCCATATTCTGTTCCAAACAGCACACTTCCAAGTTACTTCTCCTTTGTACAACAGAACTTCAGTCTTTGCTCTTTTGGCATTTGATGTTTCTGCTAACTCTTCCACAGGATATGGTCTCTTCAACCCAAAGTTGATCTCTTCTTCTTTAATCTTAGCTTCATCCAAACTAGGGATCTTGGCATCGTTGATCTGTACATCATTTTCCCCAGTAAATGAACAGCTGCATTTAAGGACAGACTCCATTACATATATAACCGCATGACACACTTTGTCAAACCAAACTTCTCTAAAATCTGGAGATCCATGTAGTCTTTCCCTTGTTTGCTCGGAAAGGCATGACAGTTTAAAGGGGATACTCAACATATTCTCACCATCGCTCATTTCTTTGCCTGGACTATGATCTCCATGTGGAGAAGATGCAGGGGAACAGTCAGTACTACTTAAAGGTTGAAACAATCTGACTATACCCCAGACCTTCCCTTTGTTAGATTTTCTCTGGTACTGCAGGCTTCGACAGTATTTGCAGGCTTCATCCAACTGTCGCTTAAACCTTTGTGCCGTCCTTTCATTGACATTTCCTGAAACATTATGACTCAGTTCAAATGGATCCTGGATATTAATTGGACCAATTTTAAATTTTTTATCAGAATCAGGACCAATAAAGTCAGTTACAAGGTGAACTTTGCCGTCCTTCAATGAAATGACAGTTCCAGCGTAGTCAAATTCAGCATAAAACTTATAGAACTCTGCAAGTAGTACACCTGTTGCAAACAAAAATGTGTCAGATTTCCAAGGATAATTATTCATGCTATGCAAAATTTAACCTCACCATCTTTTTAGAAGTTTCCCTCTGTCAACAAGAAGGTTCTAAATGCTGGTGTGGCAGTGACAGAGGTTATTTAAAGGAGGAATGAAATGTATCACTTCAATCACCCACATTCAGCAATAAAAACTGAAGAAATGTGAAGCAGTAAGGTGCCAACTGAAGCAGCCTTGAACTTGCTCCAAATTGCAATGATTATTAAGCAGAATAATGCTGACAATGGAAATATAaagacagaatgctggaaattccTAATGAAAGGTCATTAATATAAAACAATAACTCCATTTCTGTCTTGACAGTGGCTGCCTGATCTGACTAATTTCATATAACCATCCCTGAAAATGGAGCTGAATACAGATTACTTACACAAGCAACATGCAAGACCATAACTACCACAGAACTGAATTTCATTTTGCCTAAATTAAAATGTAATATTATTGCATTATGtccattaattttaaaaaatataaatgcTCAACATACACAGTACGAcaggcaacatcagtggaaacAGAACAGTGTGTGTTtcaggcctgaaacatcaactgtttcccTTTCTACAACACTTTGTTAATATTTTTAATTTCCAGCATTGTTTGCGAATAATTTTAAAGTTTCAATTAACATTTAACAACCTGTTTACATAAAACTTAAAAAgaataaaacactaattttaaAGTTACAGTCAGTCAGAACCAAATACTTACATAAACTTTCAGTGTTTTTACTGGCTTCAATTTTAGAGCAATCTCTTGGAAAAGTGCAGTCCCAGCCATCAATTATACACTGGTCTTCCTCACCTTAATAAGAAGTTTTCTGTTAAGTTCCATTTCACTGAAAGGTTGTAACTTAAATATAAATATGATAATTGTAA
The sequence above is drawn from the Mobula birostris isolate sMobBir1 chromosome X, sMobBir1.hap1, whole genome shotgun sequence genome and encodes:
- the tut1 gene encoding speckle targeted PIP5K1A-regulated poly(A) polymerase isoform X2 — its product is MNESDVKPLGRGGYHCSLCDIRVPNSPSLTEHIKGKKHQKLLSVRNTRKLQQEKSVFVSGFQKGTSNLEITDYFQNFGTVASVIMDKDKGLYAIVEMESNEEVEKVLSIPQHAMNGQKLRVKQREYKEFKYIPKKKQDPGKKLFVDFEELSLALCQAVDVDEQLKKLLELFEFTDDERMLRKLIVSLLQEVFLEFFPGCKILPFGSSVNAFDIHGCDMDLFLDLENTKTYQLQGVKDVKQDAQSESQPEDSILSDIDLKTSTTPEILELVATVLQKCVPGVHKVQAVTTARLPVVKFIHKESGLQGDISINNRLAVRNTMFLQLCASLDPRVRSLVYAIRHWAKQKHLAGNPFGGGSLMNNYAVTLLVVFFLQNRTSPVLPTVNHLKEHAGEEDQCIIDGWDCTFPRDCSKIEASKNTESLCVLLAEFYKFYAEFDYAGTVISLKDGKVHLVTDFIGPDSDKKFKIGPINIQDPFELSHNVSGNVNERTAQRFKRQLDEACKYCRSLQYQRKSNKGKVWGIVRLFQPLSSTDCSPASSPHGDHSPGKEMSDGENMLSIPFKLSCLSEQTRERLHGSPDFREVWFDKVCHAVIYVMESVLKCSCSFTGENDVQINDAKIPSLDEAKIKEEEINFGLKRPYPVEELAETSNAKRAKTEVLLYKGEVTWKCAVWNRIWIGRRKIRRQLRYRTNESDADDHSVTSSLETEAKVTEAILQQEGIGDKSSPLITFKLSAFLVGGNEDTRTVIRVAPIPDCTLFVEFFHFLKSFVPKMAEKCIENFD